Proteins found in one Miscanthus floridulus cultivar M001 chromosome 4, ASM1932011v1, whole genome shotgun sequence genomic segment:
- the LOC136551732 gene encoding mitogen-activated protein kinase kinase kinase 3-like, with the protein MRRDDAGGVTGFHDLFDSVRRSISFRPTAAAAAAAAAPEAPVGPFGAGAGGIGVRISSCLRKSRGMGLLGLITKSPSPPRRMLPPVPGESGGGSGGGGGGEGEGGGGGGEENPPIRWRKGELIGAGAFGQVYLGMNLDSGELLAVKQVLIGRSNATREKAQAHIKELEEEVKLLKNLSHPNIVRYLGTVREEDTLNILLEFVPGGSIQSLLGKLGSFPEPVIKKYTKQILQGLEYLHSNAIIHRDIKGANILVDNKGCIKLADFGASKQVAKLATVTAAKTMKGTPYWMAPEVIVGSGHSFSADIWSVGCTVIEMATGKPPWSQQYQEVALLFHVGTTKSHPPIPEHLSPEAKDFLLKCLQKEPELRSTAPDLLKHPFVTGELDDLQPLNHAAHKDSFNEIPADDMPNGLGLNHSSNWSTMNSNKSSKIKPLWEGSCDDDDMCEFADKDDYAAVGSSYNPMSEPFDNWENKFDISPEQNSHQPMELGELAKHAESSITENDFTFPVEGSCEDDDVLTESKIKAFLEEKALDLKKLQTPLYEEFYNTVHRGSCQGADQTSKGKLPISPKLPPRGKSPPSKTRGGACDTLNNTAPESCNKQFPRSSVVESSRILREIASPQLNESVDKIHLDAQDSPSISFTERQRKWKEELDQELERERVMRLAGCGKTPSPNRGSNVKKECHADH; encoded by the exons ATGCGACGGGACGACGCCGGCGGCGTAACCGGGTTCCACGACTTGTTTGACTCGGTGCGCCGCTCCATCTCCTTCcggcccaccgccgccgccgccgccgccgccgccgccccggaaGCCCCCGTGGGCCCATTCGGCGCGGGGGCCGGGGGGATCGGCGTGCGGATCAGCTCTTGCCTCCGGAAGTCGCGGGGGATGGGGCTGCTAGGTCTCATCACCAAAAGCCCCTCGCCACCGCGCCGCATGCTGCCGCCGGTGCCCGGCGAGTcgggcggcggcagcggaggagggggtgggggcgaaggcgaaggcggaggcggaggtggagagGAGAACCCGCCGATCCGGTGGCGGAAGGGGGAGCTCATCGGGGCCGGTGCGTTCGGGCAGGTCTACCTCGGGATGAACCTGGACTCGGGCGAGCTCCTCGCTGTCAAACAG GTTTTGATCGGCAGGAGCAACGCGACACGGGAGAAGGCCCAA GCTCATATTAAAGAACTCGAAGAAGAAGTGAAGCTGCTCAAGAACCTGTCTCACCCCAACATCGTT AGGTATCTTGGGACTGTTCGAGAGGAAGATACACTAAACATTTTGCTGGAATTTGTCCCTGGAGGGTCTATTCAGTCACTTTTGGGGAAGCTCGGTTCATTCCCAGAGCCT GTCATTAAGAAATACACTAAGCAAATTTTGCAAGGATTGGAGTATCTGCATAGCAATGCAATAATACATAGAGATATAAAG GGTGCAAACATTCTTGTTGATAATAAAGGGTGCATCAAACTTGCTGATTTTGGGGCTTCTAAGCAAGTGGCGAAGTTG GCTACTGTGACAGCAGCCAAAACAATGAAAGGCACACCGTATTGGATGGCACCTGAAGTCATTGTTGGGAGTGGGCATAGCTT CTCTGCGGATATATGGAGTGTAGGGTGCACAGTCATTGAAATGGCCACCGGCAAACCACCATGGAGTCAGCAGTATCAAGAG GTTGCTCTTCTATTTCATGTTGGAACCACAAAGTCGCATCCACCTATACCTGAACATCTATCGCCAGAAGCCAAAGATTTTCTGCTGAAGTGCCTGCAGAA GGAACCAGAGCTGAGGTCTACTGCACCAGACTTATTAAAG CATCCTTTTGTCACTGGAGAATTGGATGACCTGCAGCCACTCAATCATGCTGCACACAAG GACTCTTTTAATGAGATTCCTGCAGATGATATGCCAAATGGCTT GGGTTTGAATCATTCTTCCAACTGGTCCACTATGAACTCCAATAAATCATCAAAAATCAAGCCCTTATGGGAGGGTAGCTGTGATGATGATGACATGTGTGAGTTTGCTGACAAGGATGACTATGCAGCAGTTGGATCT AGCTATAATCCTATGTCAGAACCATTTGATAACTGGGAAAACAAGTTTGACATAAGCCCAGAGCAAAATTCTCATCAACCAATGGAACTTGGTGAATTGGCCAAACATGCTGAAAGCAGCATAACTGAGAATGATTTTACGTTCCCTGTTGAGGGAAGTTGTGAAGATGATGATGTACTTACGGAGTCAAAAATAAAGGCATTTCTTGAGGAGAAG GCTCTTGACCTGAAAAAGCTACAAACACCTTTGTATGAGGAGTTCTACAACACTGTGCATCGAGGGAGTTGTCAGGGAGCTGATCAAACTTCCAAGGGAAAACTCCCAATTAGTCCAAAATTGCCCCCTCGAGGAAAGTCACCTCCAAGTAAGACACGCGGTGGTGCATGCGATACTTTGAATAACACAGCTCCCGAAAGCTGCAACAAGCAATTTCCAAGAAGCAGTGTGGTGGAGAGCAGCCGAATTTTGAGAGAAATTGCTTCTCCTCAACTTAATGAGTCTGTGGACAAAATCCATCTTGATGCCCAAGATAGCCCAAG CATCAGCTTCACCGAAAGGCAGAGGAAGTGGAAAGAAGAGTTGGACCAGGAACTTGAGAGGGAGAGAG TGATGAGATTAGCAGGCTGTGGcaaaacaccatctccaaatagaggTTCCAACGTGAAAAAGGAGTGTCATGCTGACCATTGA